In Paenibacillus sonchi, a single genomic region encodes these proteins:
- a CDS encoding HpcH/HpaI aldolase/citrate lyase family protein, giving the protein MRYFDYLTKEQEMSLFYSPPVSFNPATDKELLAYAVGAALYMPATRPSVAEDILKLKSSGLVTVIMDLEDAIGDGEVDFAEESIVRHLAFLSAYADNEPDLRNSLPLLFVRVRNPEQLQQLIFRLGTLITMLTGFVFPKFTLENGAEYFEAIADYNSSRSYSAPVLYGMPILESAPVIYRESRLDTLLGIRDLLNEYREYVLNVRIGATDFSSLFGLRRSPDISIYDLTPIRDCISDIINVFGRVDEGYVISGPVWEYFANKGHRVLRPQLRQTPFEDTYGKQGREIRNHYITSAMDGLFREVLLDKENGIVGKTIIHPSHLRPVQAMYTVMHEEYVDALSIVGSNDGSRGVFKSEYYNKMNEIKPHLNWAKRVLLRSQIYGVLHEQQHFVGLLPENEYTHV; this is encoded by the coding sequence TTGAGATACTTCGATTACCTGACCAAAGAACAAGAAATGTCCTTATTCTACTCTCCGCCTGTCTCATTTAACCCTGCTACAGATAAGGAGCTCCTGGCGTATGCCGTTGGAGCGGCCCTATATATGCCGGCTACCCGTCCCAGTGTCGCTGAAGATATTTTGAAGCTTAAGTCTTCGGGATTGGTAACAGTAATCATGGATCTGGAGGATGCCATCGGCGACGGTGAAGTTGATTTTGCCGAGGAATCTATTGTGAGACATCTTGCGTTCCTCTCGGCCTATGCTGACAATGAGCCGGATCTAAGGAATAGTCTCCCGCTGCTGTTTGTCCGTGTGCGCAATCCGGAGCAGCTGCAGCAGCTGATTTTCCGGCTGGGCACCTTAATTACCATGCTGACCGGCTTTGTATTTCCCAAATTCACCTTGGAGAACGGAGCGGAATACTTCGAGGCGATAGCGGATTATAACAGCTCCCGCAGCTATTCGGCTCCTGTGCTGTACGGCATGCCGATCCTGGAGAGTGCACCGGTCATCTACCGGGAAAGCCGGCTCGACACGCTGCTGGGCATCCGCGATTTGTTGAATGAATATCGTGAGTATGTACTGAATGTCCGCATCGGAGCGACGGATTTCTCCAGTCTGTTCGGGCTGCGGCGCAGTCCGGATATCAGCATTTATGATCTGACACCGATCCGTGACTGCATCTCCGATATTATCAATGTGTTCGGCCGGGTGGATGAGGGTTATGTCATCTCGGGACCGGTATGGGAATATTTCGCTAATAAGGGACACCGGGTATTGCGTCCGCAGCTCCGGCAGACCCCTTTTGAGGACACCTATGGCAAGCAGGGCCGCGAAATCCGCAACCACTATATTACCAGCGCAATGGACGGGCTCTTCCGTGAGGTGCTTTTGGATAAGGAGAACGGGATTGTCGGCAAGACGATCATTCATCCCTCCCACCTGAGACCTGTGCAGGCCATGTATACGGTGATGCATGAGGAATATGTGGACGCCTTAAGTATTGTCGGGAGCAATGACGGCAGCCGCGGTGTGTTCAAAAGCGAGTATTACAACAAGATGAATGAAATTAAGCCCCATTTGAACTGGGCGAAACGTGTCTTACTACGATCTCAAATATACGGGGTGTTACATGAACAACAGCATTTTGTCGGATTATTGCCCGAGAACGAATACACACACGTTTAA
- a CDS encoding 3-oxoacid CoA-transferase subunit B produces MNNREFIVRRIAQEFKDGDVVNLGIGLPTMAVDYIPDNVHIMLQAENGILGVGPKAAKEQENIDCIDSGGSYVTTMSGACYFDSALSFSIIRGGHVDITVLGALEVDKNGNLASWMIPGKKVPGMGGAMDLVVGAKRVIVAMDHVNKNGEPKILENCKLPLTAVNVVKTIVTEMAVIDVIPGTGLMLQEIAPGLSVEDVQKATGAKLLVSPNLKPIAV; encoded by the coding sequence ATGAATAACCGGGAATTTATTGTCAGAAGAATCGCCCAGGAATTCAAAGACGGCGATGTGGTTAACCTGGGCATTGGCTTGCCTACCATGGCGGTAGACTATATTCCGGATAATGTTCATATTATGCTCCAGGCTGAGAACGGAATCCTCGGTGTTGGCCCCAAAGCCGCAAAGGAACAAGAAAATATCGATTGTATCGATTCTGGCGGAAGTTATGTTACAACAATGAGCGGAGCTTGCTATTTTGACAGTGCGCTTTCCTTCTCCATCATCCGTGGAGGGCATGTGGACATCACCGTTTTGGGTGCCCTGGAGGTGGATAAGAACGGCAACCTTGCTAGCTGGATGATTCCAGGAAAAAAAGTGCCGGGCATGGGGGGAGCCATGGATTTGGTGGTCGGGGCCAAACGTGTTATTGTAGCCATGGACCATGTGAACAAAAATGGGGAACCAAAAATATTAGAAAATTGCAAGCTGCCCCTGACTGCTGTAAATGTGGTGAAAACCATTGTAACCGAAATGGCTGTCATCGATGTGATTCCGGGCACAGGGCTGATGCTGCAGGAAATTGCGCCGGGCTTGTCGGTGGAAGACGTTCAAAAGGCAACCGGGGCAAAACTGTTGGTCTCGCCAAACTTAAAGCCCATTGCCGTCTAA
- a CDS encoding TerD family protein — translation MTISLSKGQRIDLTKTNPGLTKVVVGLGWDTNKYSGGKDFDLDASAFLLHEDGKAKGEDDFVFYNNPSGGTGSVTHTGDNRTGEGDGDDEQILVDFSKVPANIQRIGITVTIYDYEARVQNFGQVSNAFVRVVDASSDREILRFDLGEDFSTETAVVFCEFYRHGADWKFQAVGSGFAGGLSALCRNYGLDAQ, via the coding sequence GTGACGATCAGTCTTTCCAAAGGACAGCGGATTGATCTTACCAAGACCAATCCGGGTCTGACGAAGGTAGTTGTGGGACTCGGCTGGGATACGAACAAATATAGCGGCGGCAAGGATTTTGACTTGGATGCATCTGCATTTTTGCTCCATGAGGATGGCAAAGCCAAAGGTGAGGATGACTTTGTCTTTTACAATAATCCTTCCGGCGGCACCGGATCTGTAACCCATACGGGGGATAACCGTACAGGGGAAGGCGATGGGGATGATGAGCAGATCCTTGTGGATTTCAGCAAGGTTCCCGCAAATATTCAGCGTATCGGCATTACAGTAACCATTTATGATTATGAGGCAAGAGTCCAGAACTTTGGACAAGTCTCCAATGCATTTGTGCGTGTCGTGGATGCTTCCAGTGACCGTGAGATTCTGCGGTTTGACCTGGGTGAGGATTTCTCAACAGAAACGGCCGTTGTATTCTGTGAATTCTACCGCCATGGTGCAGATTGGAAGTTTCAGGCGGTGGGAAGCGGGTTTGCCGGCGGCCTTAGTGCCTTGTGCAGGAACTACGGACTTGACGCGCAATAG
- a CDS encoding HAD family hydrolase: MIYASDLDRTLIYSPGALGIPEDSPGLVPAEVIDGKTASYISQHALELLKELAAKIIFMPVTTRTVAQYRRINLFQETVIPDYAVTSNGGNILVNGVVDQEWRASIGRLVERGSAPAEEAGRLVRSVVRTEWIISERYCDGLFYTFVVHRDLLPMDEITRMAEQLNGWGWKVSLQGRKLYVVPEAVNKSDAILHVRRTVDSGPMVASGDSLLDKSLLASADYAIAPCHGEIFAEQQAGLVKLAYPFTKQAGVLAGDEIMEYVQRVYNNLAALGVGPQ; the protein is encoded by the coding sequence ATGATCTATGCCAGCGATTTGGACCGGACACTGATCTACTCTCCCGGTGCACTTGGTATTCCCGAGGATTCTCCGGGCCTTGTTCCGGCGGAGGTTATCGACGGGAAGACGGCCTCCTATATTTCACAGCATGCCCTGGAGCTTCTTAAGGAACTTGCAGCCAAAATTATTTTTATGCCGGTAACTACACGTACCGTGGCACAGTACAGGAGAATTAATCTGTTCCAGGAGACAGTCATTCCGGATTACGCAGTTACGAGCAATGGCGGAAATATACTGGTGAATGGAGTAGTGGATCAGGAGTGGCGGGCTTCTATAGGCAGACTGGTGGAACGGGGCTCTGCTCCGGCTGAGGAAGCCGGGAGACTGGTGCGGTCGGTGGTCCGGACCGAATGGATTATCAGTGAGCGGTATTGCGACGGGCTGTTCTACACGTTTGTTGTTCATCGTGATTTGCTGCCTATGGATGAAATTACACGGATGGCAGAGCAGCTGAACGGATGGGGATGGAAGGTTTCACTTCAAGGCCGCAAGCTGTATGTGGTTCCGGAGGCGGTTAATAAAAGCGATGCAATCCTCCATGTGCGGCGCACAGTCGATTCCGGGCCAATGGTTGCGTCAGGCGACTCTCTGCTGGACAAGAGTCTGCTGGCAAGCGCCGATTACGCGATCGCTCCTTGCCATGGAGAAATATTTGCCGAACAGCAGGCAGGTCTAGTAAAATTAGCGTATCCCTTTACGAAGCAGGCCGGTGTATTGGCCGGGGATGAGATTATGGAATATGTACAGAGGGTGTATAATAATTTGGCAGCACTAGGAGTTGGGCCACAATGA
- a CDS encoding acetoacetate decarboxylase, with translation MDREFFIITYESDPAAIRQAVPEPLQPDGSNTVSYEWIKMPDSSGLGSYEESGIVIPCTFQGEPCNFVAQMYLDNAPAILGGREIWGFPKKWANPRLSVEGTETLTGTLHYNHVLVAMGTMPFKHNILDEKDTAAAIAKTQVNLKLIPDVDGTPKIAQLVAYNLENITVKGAWSGPARLNLIPHVNAPVADLPVKAYIGGKHFIADLTLPYARVIHDYLQ, from the coding sequence ATCGACCGGGAATTTTTTATAATTACCTATGAATCCGACCCCGCTGCGATTAGACAGGCGGTCCCGGAACCTCTTCAGCCGGATGGAAGCAATACCGTTTCCTATGAATGGATCAAGATGCCTGATTCATCCGGTTTAGGAAGCTATGAGGAGAGCGGTATTGTCATCCCGTGTACCTTTCAGGGGGAACCCTGCAATTTTGTTGCCCAAATGTATTTGGATAACGCGCCTGCTATTCTTGGAGGACGTGAAATTTGGGGGTTCCCCAAAAAATGGGCAAATCCCCGCCTGAGTGTTGAAGGTACGGAGACGCTGACCGGTACATTACATTATAACCATGTCCTCGTGGCCATGGGAACCATGCCTTTCAAACATAACATTCTCGACGAAAAGGACACGGCTGCAGCCATCGCCAAAACCCAAGTGAATTTAAAATTAATTCCCGATGTGGATGGTACCCCTAAAATTGCCCAGCTAGTAGCGTACAATCTCGAGAATATTACAGTAAAAGGCGCCTGGTCAGGGCCGGCCCGGTTAAACCTGATCCCCCATGTCAATGCTCCTGTAGCAGATTTGCCCGTTAAGGCTTATATCGGCGGCAAACATTTTATTGCCGATTTAACGCTGCCATACGCAAGAGTCATTCATGATTATCTCCAATAA
- a CDS encoding TerD family protein: MAINLSKGQKIDLTKTNPGLSKITVGLGWDTNKYDGGKDFDLDVSVFLTNASGKVDKESNFIFFNNKQNENGSVIHTGDNRTGEGDGDDEQIQVDLSNIPADVDKVAFTITIYEAEARSQNFGQVSRSYVRIVNDANSEELIRFDLGEDFSIETGVVVGELYRNGAEWKFNAIGSGYKDGLAGLTRDYGLQ, encoded by the coding sequence ATGGCGATTAATTTATCCAAAGGGCAAAAAATCGATCTGACCAAAACAAATCCGGGTCTGTCCAAAATCACAGTCGGTCTCGGCTGGGATACCAATAAATACGACGGCGGTAAAGATTTCGACTTGGACGTTTCCGTCTTTTTGACCAATGCCAGCGGTAAAGTCGATAAAGAGAGCAACTTCATTTTCTTCAACAACAAGCAGAACGAGAACGGTTCCGTTATACACACCGGTGACAACCGCACAGGCGAAGGCGACGGGGACGATGAGCAAATTCAAGTGGATCTGTCGAACATTCCGGCAGACGTTGATAAAGTGGCATTTACCATTACCATCTATGAAGCTGAGGCGAGAAGCCAGAACTTTGGACAAGTCTCCCGCTCTTATGTGCGTATTGTAAATGATGCGAACAGCGAAGAATTGATCCGGTTTGACCTGGGTGAAGACTTCTCCATTGAAACTGGCGTAGTGGTAGGCGAGCTGTACCGCAACGGCGCAGAATGGAAATTCAATGCCATCGGCAGCGGCTACAAGGACGGTCTTGCCGGCTTGACCCGTGATTACGGGCTGCAATAA
- a CDS encoding formate/nitrite transporter family protein: MENEALLQVEKLALKKQKIYQQSIFRYIARAMLASMFIGFGVIVAFKTGNFFYMEHSPMTYPMAAITFGAAIILISYGGGDLFTGDTFYYTYAALRRKLQWTEVVRMWVISYIGNILGATAFALLIFLTGLFYDSSVNGFLLNVVAHKMEAPAMQLFFRAILCNWLVCLAFFVPMSMKSDGAKMFAMVLFVFCFFISGYEHSIANMCTFAIALVLDHPGTISWGGVVHNLVPVTLGNLIGGGVLMGVMYYYVNKPFLDERHDEPKDTH; encoded by the coding sequence ATGGAGAACGAGGCACTGCTGCAGGTTGAGAAATTAGCTCTAAAGAAACAGAAGATCTATCAGCAAAGTATTTTCCGTTACATCGCCCGGGCAATGCTGGCCAGTATGTTTATTGGATTCGGCGTCATTGTAGCGTTTAAGACCGGCAATTTCTTCTACATGGAGCATTCACCGATGACGTATCCGATGGCTGCCATTACGTTCGGCGCAGCCATCATTTTGATCTCGTACGGTGGAGGCGATTTGTTCACCGGAGATACCTTTTATTACACATATGCCGCCTTAAGACGCAAGCTGCAGTGGACCGAGGTGGTGCGGATGTGGGTCATCAGCTACATCGGCAATATTCTCGGGGCCACAGCCTTTGCGCTGCTGATTTTTTTAACAGGATTGTTCTATGACTCCAGTGTGAACGGATTCCTGTTGAACGTGGTGGCCCACAAGATGGAAGCCCCGGCAATGCAGCTGTTCTTCCGCGCGATTCTGTGTAATTGGCTGGTATGTCTGGCCTTTTTTGTTCCAATGTCGATGAAAAGCGATGGAGCCAAAATGTTCGCCATGGTTCTGTTCGTCTTCTGCTTTTTTATTTCCGGTTATGAGCACAGTATCGCCAATATGTGTACGTTTGCGATTGCCCTCGTGCTGGATCATCCCGGTACGATATCCTGGGGCGGTGTGGTGCACAATCTGGTGCCAGTCACGCTCGGGAATCTGATCGGTGGAGGCGTGCTGATGGGTGTGATGTATTATTATGTGAACAAGCCCTTTCTGGATGAGCGGCATGACGAACCCAAGGATACGCATTAA
- a CDS encoding CoA transferase subunit A, with translation MNNKLISAEDAVKKVKDGDTVMVGGFLAGGHPEQLVRALVETHSAGNLTIISNDTGTTELSIYKLVKSGRVKRIYASYIGSNPETGRLLMTKEAEVNLFPQGTLAEKIRAGGAGLGGVLTPVGVGTIVEEDKRKVDIDGREYLLELPLKADVALIRAHKADEAGNLVINGSSRNFNFVMAMAADYVVAQTDEYVKLGEIDPNHVNVPGIFIDAIVKVGDMHE, from the coding sequence ATGAATAACAAATTAATCTCCGCAGAAGACGCCGTTAAGAAGGTCAAAGACGGAGACACGGTGATGGTCGGCGGTTTTCTGGCCGGAGGCCACCCGGAACAGCTCGTGCGGGCGCTTGTCGAGACCCATTCGGCCGGTAATCTCACCATTATTTCCAATGATACAGGCACCACGGAATTATCTATATATAAGCTTGTAAAAAGCGGCAGAGTCAAGCGGATTTATGCATCCTATATCGGCTCCAATCCGGAAACGGGAAGGCTCCTTATGACCAAAGAAGCTGAGGTCAACCTCTTCCCTCAAGGCACGTTAGCTGAAAAAATACGTGCAGGAGGTGCGGGCCTGGGCGGTGTTTTAACACCTGTAGGTGTAGGTACCATTGTAGAGGAAGACAAAAGGAAAGTAGATATTGACGGAAGGGAATATCTGCTCGAACTGCCGCTCAAAGCGGACGTGGCGCTAATCAGAGCCCATAAGGCAGATGAAGCGGGGAATCTTGTGATCAACGGCTCCTCACGCAACTTCAATTTCGTTATGGCTATGGCGGCAGATTATGTAGTTGCCCAGACAGACGAATATGTAAAGCTCGGGGAGATTGATCCCAATCATGTCAACGTACCGGGAATATTTATCGATGCCATTGTAAAGGTAGGGGATATGCATGAATAA
- a CDS encoding TerC family protein, giving the protein MDWFSDFFRSISDNYGHFFSWSDIAGTLSDPVSWGIIGSLVLLEGLLSADNALVLAVMVKHLPKEQQKKALFYGILGAYLFRFLAIGLGTFLIKFTLVKVLGALYLFYIAYKGLFKGGGEEDHTENKGTSFWRTVLMVELMDIAFSIDSVVAAFGLSDKVWVLFLGGILGVLMMRGVAQLFLKLIARFPELEQTAFLLIAIIAGKMLAGAFGYEMSHVVFFTILIAVFVGTILYSSGKKKERLTVRFN; this is encoded by the coding sequence ATGGACTGGTTCAGCGATTTTTTTAGGAGTATAAGTGATAACTACGGGCACTTCTTCTCGTGGAGCGATATTGCAGGCACTCTCTCTGACCCTGTAAGCTGGGGAATCATTGGAAGTCTGGTGCTGCTGGAAGGCCTGCTCTCCGCAGACAATGCACTCGTACTGGCGGTTATGGTCAAGCATTTACCCAAAGAGCAGCAAAAGAAGGCGTTGTTCTACGGGATTCTGGGTGCGTATTTATTCAGATTCCTGGCTATTGGCCTCGGGACATTCCTGATTAAGTTTACGCTCGTTAAAGTTCTGGGTGCGCTCTATCTCTTCTACATCGCTTACAAAGGATTGTTTAAAGGCGGCGGCGAGGAAGACCACACAGAGAACAAAGGCACCTCTTTTTGGCGGACGGTGCTGATGGTGGAGTTAATGGATATTGCCTTCAGTATTGACAGCGTGGTGGCCGCCTTCGGACTTAGCGATAAGGTCTGGGTACTTTTCCTGGGCGGTATACTCGGCGTATTGATGATGCGCGGTGTGGCCCAGCTGTTCCTGAAGCTCATTGCCAGATTCCCTGAACTGGAGCAGACGGCGTTTCTGCTGATCGCTATTATTGCCGGCAAGATGCTGGCTGGAGCCTTTGGCTATGAAATGTCCCATGTGGTGTTCTTCACTATTCTGATTGCGGTCTTTGTGGGAACAATCTTGTACAGCTCCGGCAAGAAAAAAGAGAGGCTAACCGTAAGGTTTAACTGA
- a CDS encoding TerD family protein has protein sequence MSTQVVKGQKADLTKGNPGLHRMIAEIAWHAPSSMEIDASAFLLGSEGKVRGDDDLIFYNNPSTSYIRYKDVPGQASGGLRQFEIELDKIPPDIMRIALTLTLYDGDNRKQSFGQMSEAHCRILNQATGSEILRCNLGSQFSVETAVVVGELYRYSGEWKFSAIVAGFDGGLQALCSNYGIEVSEEPPPAPPKTEMTERKGAQTEAPVIPVIQPTAESAASSSGRQEISSSAPLNLNLKKIELKKKGDSINLKKSAAGLGEVLVNLNWNQKQGGGLFSRKGGVDLDLACLYELKNGQKGVVQALGNAFGHFQQPPFVMLDGDDRTGSVTSGENLRINGSKVAEIQRILIFAFIYKGVTHWSEADGVVTITQGGGPDIIVHLDEHNNRKGMCAIAMVQNVGNETFSIERLVQYFSGHREMDQAYGWGLQWVAGSK, from the coding sequence ATGAGCACTCAAGTGGTTAAAGGGCAGAAAGCAGACCTGACCAAAGGCAATCCGGGACTCCATCGCATGATTGCAGAGATCGCCTGGCATGCCCCTTCTTCGATGGAAATTGACGCCTCTGCGTTCCTGCTCGGTTCTGAGGGCAAGGTGCGCGGGGATGATGACCTGATCTTTTATAATAATCCGTCTACATCTTATATCCGGTATAAGGACGTGCCGGGCCAGGCTTCAGGGGGCCTCAGGCAGTTCGAAATCGAACTGGACAAGATTCCCCCGGACATCATGAGAATCGCACTTACGCTTACACTTTATGACGGCGACAACCGCAAGCAAAGCTTCGGGCAAATGAGTGAAGCTCATTGCCGGATTCTGAATCAGGCGACAGGCTCGGAAATCCTGCGATGTAATCTTGGAAGTCAATTCTCCGTAGAAACGGCTGTTGTAGTAGGAGAATTATATAGATACAGCGGTGAATGGAAGTTCAGCGCCATTGTGGCGGGTTTTGACGGCGGGCTGCAGGCGCTCTGCAGCAACTATGGAATTGAGGTGTCAGAGGAGCCGCCCCCGGCTCCACCTAAGACGGAGATGACAGAACGGAAGGGGGCGCAAACAGAGGCACCGGTGATACCGGTGATCCAGCCGACGGCTGAATCTGCTGCGTCTTCTTCCGGACGGCAGGAGATTTCTTCCTCTGCGCCGCTGAATCTTAATCTGAAGAAGATAGAGCTGAAGAAAAAAGGCGATTCCATTAACTTGAAGAAGTCTGCTGCCGGTCTGGGTGAAGTGCTGGTCAACCTTAACTGGAATCAGAAGCAGGGCGGCGGGCTGTTCAGCCGCAAGGGCGGCGTGGATCTGGATCTTGCCTGTCTCTATGAACTCAAAAATGGCCAAAAGGGCGTTGTGCAGGCGCTTGGCAATGCTTTTGGCCATTTTCAGCAGCCGCCCTTTGTGATGCTGGATGGAGATGACCGGACAGGCTCCGTAACCTCTGGAGAAAACTTGCGTATAAACGGGAGTAAGGTTGCGGAAATCCAAAGAATTTTAATTTTTGCTTTTATCTACAAAGGTGTTACCCATTGGTCCGAGGCAGATGGTGTAGTTACCATAACTCAAGGCGGCGGGCCGGATATTATTGTCCATCTGGACGAGCATAACAACCGGAAGGGCATGTGCGCCATAGCCATGGTTCAGAATGTCGGGAATGAAACGTTCAGTATTGAAAGGCTCGTGCAATATTTCAGCGGGCATCGCGAAATGGACCAGGCATATGGATGGGGCCTGCAGTGGGTAGCAGGCAGTAAATAA
- a CDS encoding phosphoribosyltransferase family protein, whose amino-acid sequence MAARINKKRSFLFVSKVLGKHIPVHPYTPLLSGAALALLLYQEMGGEAADGGRMDKLLNQAVHGLIHPEHAEAAYRDLLGARLVLPERVLFIGFAETATALGHSMYHMFAKDASYIHTTREDIPELVSVVSFEEEHSHAVDHLCYALNAELLSGEEPVVLVDDEITTGNTAINTIRDIQSKFPRKEYVVASLLDWRSSANIQAYRDLEQELGIRIRALSLLQGTIEVKGTPQLSLVETGGKPSIAVEAPVILTYVQDGLERLNVTSADSSGEINPSPYLKHSGRFGLESQDNKQLDQGIAQAAAQLRGLREGRTALVLGVGEFMYLPMRIAAEMGEGVRYQSSTRSPIHPDRRSDYGVHCAAAYPSAVDPGITNYIYNVEPGQYDEIFVLLERDVPRRRIEPMTDILKRLAGSKVHLVVLASDSEEGGLTG is encoded by the coding sequence ATGGCGGCACGGATTAACAAGAAACGCTCATTTCTTTTTGTCAGCAAAGTGCTCGGGAAGCACATCCCTGTCCATCCGTATACTCCGCTGCTCAGCGGTGCCGCGCTGGCACTGCTGCTCTATCAAGAGATGGGCGGAGAGGCAGCGGACGGCGGGCGGATGGACAAGCTGCTAAATCAAGCCGTTCACGGACTGATTCATCCGGAGCATGCAGAGGCGGCTTACCGTGATCTGCTGGGTGCCCGGCTGGTGCTCCCGGAGCGTGTTCTGTTCATCGGTTTTGCCGAGACGGCAACGGCCCTGGGCCACAGCATGTACCACATGTTTGCCAAGGATGCATCCTATATTCATACTACCCGTGAAGACATACCGGAGCTTGTATCGGTGGTCAGCTTTGAAGAAGAGCATTCGCATGCGGTTGATCATTTATGCTATGCCCTGAATGCTGAGCTGCTGTCCGGGGAAGAGCCTGTTGTATTGGTAGATGATGAAATTACTACCGGCAATACAGCGATCAATACCATTCGTGACATCCAGTCCAAGTTCCCGCGCAAGGAATATGTGGTTGCCTCCCTTCTCGATTGGCGCAGCAGCGCCAACATTCAGGCGTACCGTGATCTGGAGCAGGAGCTGGGTATCCGCATCAGGGCTTTAAGTCTGCTGCAGGGGACAATTGAAGTAAAAGGCACGCCTCAGCTGAGCCTGGTGGAGACTGGGGGAAAGCCTTCCATTGCCGTTGAAGCCCCGGTGATCCTCACCTATGTGCAGGATGGCCTGGAACGGCTGAATGTGACCTCCGCTGATTCCTCTGGGGAGATCAACCCGTCACCCTATCTGAAGCATAGCGGACGGTTCGGGTTAGAGTCGCAGGATAACAAGCAATTGGATCAAGGGATTGCACAGGCGGCTGCACAGCTTCGCGGGCTGCGTGAAGGGCGAACAGCACTCGTCCTTGGAGTCGGCGAGTTCATGTATCTGCCGATGAGAATTGCGGCGGAGATGGGCGAAGGGGTCAGGTACCAGTCCTCCACCCGCAGCCCGATCCATCCCGATCGGCGTTCGGATTACGGCGTCCACTGCGCGGCTGCCTATCCGTCAGCAGTGGACCCGGGGATTACCAATTATATCTACAATGTCGAACCCGGCCAGTATGATGAGATTTTTGTGCTTCTTGAGCGTGACGTGCCCCGCCGGAGGATTGAACCGATGACGGACATTCTGAAACGGCTGGCGGGGAGCAAGGTGCATCTCGTCGTCCTGGCCTCTGATTCGGAAGAGGGAGGGTTGACCGGATGA
- a CDS encoding toxic anion resistance protein has translation MSTQLIELKKEDEQKVVEEASQLIEKVAKTDTVALDSLMDDIGKLGVKTQEKAGQTLKLLDRPVNDLMSGKRVEVPNMIMKLRNECETLQQSKNVSFFGKMLRKSPLKNYVYKYQSVRTNIDAIVTGLRDGRDTLEESIVNMRQLKRTSMEEIYNLQTKIAFGNKLKELFEVEIAKPENEFRKAYLERGLRKVMVRIQSMTEMILLYNQAIAATDIINDNNDKLIDSVNNAIDKTSNLITVSAMIAMSLADQENVISAVEATNKTIEDQFKENARLLRTTTEKTTELLSKPSMSLEAVNQAIGDLLSALDTSEQSNRRIIESCQDYTSKMTAINTQLNNRLGLNETSQPQALKQAGSDSELSSFLN, from the coding sequence ATGTCCACGCAGTTGATTGAGCTCAAAAAAGAAGATGAGCAGAAGGTTGTTGAAGAAGCCTCGCAGCTGATCGAGAAGGTCGCCAAAACGGATACCGTTGCCCTGGATTCCTTGATGGATGATATCGGCAAGCTGGGAGTGAAGACGCAGGAGAAGGCAGGGCAAACCCTGAAGCTGCTGGACCGCCCGGTGAATGATCTGATGTCCGGCAAACGGGTGGAAGTGCCGAACATGATTATGAAGCTGCGCAATGAGTGCGAGACGCTTCAGCAGAGCAAGAACGTCAGCTTTTTTGGCAAAATGCTGCGCAAGAGCCCGCTCAAGAATTATGTATACAAGTATCAGTCGGTCCGCACCAACATCGATGCCATCGTAACGGGGCTGCGTGACGGCCGGGATACACTGGAAGAAAGCATCGTCAATATGCGGCAGCTCAAACGCACCTCCATGGAGGAGATTTACAACCTGCAGACCAAAATCGCCTTCGGCAACAAGCTGAAGGAGCTGTTCGAGGTTGAAATCGCCAAGCCGGAGAATGAGTTCCGCAAGGCGTACCTGGAGCGCGGCCTGCGCAAGGTAATGGTCCGTATCCAGTCCATGACGGAAATGATTCTCCTCTACAACCAGGCGATTGCCGCTACGGATATCATCAATGACAACAACGACAAGCTGATCGATTCCGTAAACAACGCGATTGATAAGACTTCGAACCTGATTACCGTCTCGGCGATGATTGCCATGTCCCTGGCGGATCAGGAGAATGTCATCTCTGCGGTGGAAGCGACAAATAAGACCATCGAGGATCAATTCAAGGAAAATGCGCGTCTGCTGCGTACCACTACGGAGAAAACGACGGAGCTGCTCTCCAAGCCTTCTATGTCGCTTGAGGCGGTTAATCAGGCCATTGGCGATCTCTTGAGCGCCCTGGATACTTCCGAACAGTCCAACCGCCGGATTATTGAGAGCTGCCAGGATTATACGTCCAAAATGACAGCCATCAACACGCAGCTGAACAACCGCCTCGGGCTCAATGAAACCTCGCAGCCGCAGGCCTTGAAGCAGGCCGGCAGCGACAGCGAGCTTAGCAGCTTCCTGAATTAA